The Polycladomyces zharkentensis genome window below encodes:
- the atpF gene encoding F0F1 ATP synthase subunit B yields the protein MLKLELGTMLFQLVAFLVLMGLIIRFALRPVMGVMEKRQAYIDEQINTAEKNRAEAERLVAEQREELDKARKEARELLERAKKQKEQEAEAIIKEAQERAERMIQEASKEIAREKEKALAELRDQVGQLTILLASKVLEKEVDAKQQSKLVSRYLEQVGELQ from the coding sequence GTGTTAAAGCTGGAATTGGGCACTATGCTGTTCCAGTTGGTCGCCTTCCTCGTTTTGATGGGCTTGATCATTCGCTTTGCGCTTCGCCCGGTCATGGGTGTGATGGAAAAGCGCCAAGCCTATATCGACGAACAGATCAACACGGCGGAGAAAAACCGCGCCGAAGCGGAGCGGCTGGTCGCAGAGCAGCGCGAAGAGCTGGATAAAGCGCGCAAAGAAGCACGTGAACTGTTGGAGCGGGCCAAGAAGCAAAAAGAGCAGGAAGCCGAAGCGATCATCAAGGAAGCCCAAGAGCGGGCGGAACGGATGATCCAGGAAGCGTCCAAGGAAATTGCTCGCGAGAAGGAAAAAGCATTGGCCGAACTCCGGGATCAGGTTGGTCAGTTGACCATCCTCCTGGCTTCCAAAGTGTTGGAAAAAGAAGTGGACGCCAAACAGCAATCCAAATTGGTGAGTCGCTATCTTGAACAGGTAGGCGAACTGCAATGA
- a CDS encoding AtpZ/AtpI family protein, with protein MKESTDNPWKMMAIAGMVGLEVVFLAVGGSWLGWLLDERWHTRPVLLVTGMLLGFILGIASVVYTIKALLRE; from the coding sequence GTGAAGGAAAGCACAGATAATCCCTGGAAAATGATGGCTATCGCTGGTATGGTTGGCTTGGAAGTGGTGTTCTTGGCAGTCGGGGGCAGTTGGTTGGGATGGCTGTTGGATGAACGTTGGCACACCCGACCTGTCCTTTTGGTCACGGGGATGTTGTTGGGGTTTATCTTGGGTATAGCCAGTGTTGTCTATACCATCAAGGCTTTATTAAGGGAATGA
- the prmC gene encoding peptide chain release factor N(5)-glutamine methyltransferase, with amino-acid sequence MSAFSSVKKAYRWAAERLGEQGEPAWFESELLLRSALEWDRTRFFTRMDEPVPEEAADRFQTWVMRAAAGEPLQYLIGEQAFFGRSFRVDPSVLIPRPETEILVERVLAEADRIFGRRPVRVVDIGTGSGAIAVTLACERPHWEVWAIDLSPQALATAQANAARHGVESRIVWRQGDLLEPLVTSGKHAQVVVSNPPYIPRDVIPTLAKRVRDFEPVLALDGGIDGLDVYRRIVGQLPDVLDDPALVAMEVGAGQSDAVAEMLQQLPMEVRVDVTDDLAGIPRVVCANIQKIRHDGD; translated from the coding sequence ATGTCTGCTTTTTCAAGTGTAAAAAAGGCTTACAGATGGGCGGCGGAACGTCTGGGAGAACAGGGCGAGCCAGCTTGGTTCGAATCCGAATTGCTGTTGCGGAGTGCATTGGAGTGGGATCGCACCCGTTTTTTCACCCGGATGGACGAACCCGTGCCGGAGGAAGCAGCTGATCGTTTCCAAACGTGGGTGATGCGTGCCGCGGCAGGGGAACCGCTGCAATATCTGATCGGTGAGCAGGCCTTTTTTGGCCGCTCGTTTCGTGTCGATCCTTCGGTGTTGATTCCCCGTCCGGAGACGGAAATCTTGGTGGAACGGGTATTGGCGGAGGCGGATCGGATTTTTGGGCGCCGTCCCGTTCGTGTGGTGGATATCGGCACGGGAAGCGGTGCCATCGCCGTCACATTGGCGTGCGAGCGCCCGCATTGGGAAGTGTGGGCCATCGATCTTTCCCCCCAAGCCCTTGCGACGGCGCAAGCCAATGCGGCACGCCACGGTGTCGAAAGTCGGATCGTGTGGCGACAGGGGGATTTGCTGGAACCGCTGGTCACATCGGGAAAACATGCCCAGGTGGTCGTTTCCAATCCTCCGTACATCCCGCGCGATGTCATCCCCACACTGGCAAAGCGGGTGCGTGACTTTGAACCGGTTTTGGCTTTGGACGGCGGTATCGACGGGTTGGATGTTTACCGACGCATTGTCGGGCAGTTGCCGGATGTGTTGGATGATCCGGCTTTGGTGGCGATGGAAGTGGGAGCGGGTCAAAGTGACGCGGTGGCTGAGATGCTTCAACAATTACCAATGGAGGTACGAGTGGATGTAACAGACGACTTGGCGGGGATTCCGCGGGTCGTGTGCGCGAACATCCAAAAAATCCGGCATGACGGCGATTAA
- the glyA gene encoding serine hydroxymethyltransferase, with the protein MLEHIRQTDPETAEAIASELARQQGKIELIASENFVSRAVLEALGTVLTNKYAEGYPGKRYYGGCEYVDIVEDLARERAKKLFGAEHANVQPHSGAQANMAVYFAVLEPGDTVLGMNLAHGGHLTHGSPVNFSGKLYKFVAYGVDPETHRIDYEEVRRLALEHKPKLLVAGASAYPRTIDFAKLREIADEAGCLLMVDMAHIAGLVATGHHPNPVPYADFVTTTTHKTLRGPRGGMILCKEKYAKQIDKSIFPGIQGGPLMHVIAAKAVAFAEALSDSFKDYSARVVNNAARLAQALTERGFQLISGGTDNHLILIDVRNLNLTGKQAEHLLDEVGITVNKNAIPFDPESPFVTSGIRIGTPAVTSRGMDEEAMEEIADIMSLVLKNPDDAQAQDQARQRVSRLTAKFPLYPDLKL; encoded by the coding sequence GTGCTGGAACACATTCGGCAAACAGACCCGGAAACGGCGGAAGCCATCGCAAGCGAGTTGGCCCGTCAACAAGGAAAAATCGAACTGATTGCGTCTGAAAACTTTGTCAGCCGTGCGGTGCTGGAAGCGTTGGGAACCGTGCTGACCAACAAATATGCGGAAGGGTATCCCGGAAAACGGTACTACGGCGGTTGCGAATATGTGGACATCGTGGAGGATCTGGCCCGTGAGCGGGCGAAAAAGCTGTTCGGTGCGGAACATGCCAATGTGCAACCGCACTCGGGGGCGCAAGCCAACATGGCCGTTTATTTCGCCGTGTTGGAACCCGGCGATACGGTACTGGGGATGAACCTGGCCCACGGCGGTCATTTGACCCACGGCAGTCCGGTCAACTTTTCCGGAAAGTTGTACAAATTTGTCGCTTATGGCGTCGATCCCGAAACGCATCGGATCGATTATGAAGAAGTGCGTCGCCTGGCCCTCGAACACAAACCGAAATTGCTGGTCGCCGGCGCCAGTGCCTATCCGCGGACGATCGATTTCGCCAAGCTGCGGGAGATCGCCGATGAAGCAGGTTGCCTGTTGATGGTCGATATGGCGCACATCGCCGGTCTGGTGGCGACGGGACATCATCCCAACCCGGTTCCGTATGCCGATTTTGTTACGACCACCACGCACAAAACGTTGCGCGGTCCCCGGGGCGGAATGATTTTGTGCAAGGAGAAATACGCCAAACAGATTGACAAGTCGATCTTCCCCGGCATCCAAGGCGGTCCGTTGATGCATGTGATTGCGGCCAAAGCGGTGGCTTTTGCCGAGGCACTTTCCGATTCGTTCAAAGATTACTCGGCCAGAGTCGTCAACAATGCGGCCCGTTTGGCACAAGCACTGACCGAACGCGGATTCCAACTGATTTCCGGCGGTACGGACAACCACTTGATCCTGATCGATGTCCGCAACTTGAACTTGACCGGGAAACAGGCGGAGCACCTCTTGGACGAAGTGGGTATCACCGTCAACAAAAATGCCATCCCCTTCGATCCGGAGAGTCCGTTTGTCACCAGTGGTATCAGGATCGGTACACCGGCAGTCACGTCACGGGGAATGGATGAGGAAGCGATGGAAGAAATCGCCGACATCATGTCGCTGGTCCTGAAAAATCCGGATGACGCCCAAGCACAGGATCAAGCGCGTCAGCGTGTGTCCCGATTGACCGCCAAGTTCCCGCTGTATCCCGATTTGAAGTTATAA
- a CDS encoding ATP synthase subunit I — protein sequence MDAQNLYRRQTAILTSIFLALVSFLWWTTSWKAFFAGFFMGGVAGLYNVLYLIHKLRILDAQIASAASGNRRVKTGLVNRFLMAAFPMLLAVRFPEWIDYRSVLLGLPVPYILLIAVGLRHTQRQFSKEKR from the coding sequence ATGGACGCGCAAAACCTCTACCGCCGTCAAACGGCCATTCTCACCTCCATCTTCTTGGCCCTCGTTTCGTTTTTGTGGTGGACGACGTCGTGGAAGGCGTTTTTTGCGGGTTTTTTTATGGGTGGCGTAGCCGGTTTGTACAATGTCCTCTACCTCATCCACAAACTCCGTATCCTTGATGCACAGATTGCGTCCGCCGCGTCCGGGAATCGGCGGGTCAAAACAGGTTTGGTCAACCGGTTTTTGATGGCGGCGTTTCCGATGTTGTTAGCTGTCCGGTTTCCCGAGTGGATCGATTACCGGTCCGTCCTGCTGGGGTTACCGGTTCCATATATTCTCCTCATCGCCGTGGGATTACGGCACACTCAGCGCCAATTTTCCAAAGAAAAGAGGTGA
- the atpE gene encoding ATP synthase F0 subunit C gives MLMIAAAIMLGLAAFGASIGNALVYSRYLEGMVRQPEAKLFGPMVLGIAFVEALPVISVAFGIMVLFGILGK, from the coding sequence ATGTTGATGATTGCTGCTGCTATTATGTTGGGTCTGGCCGCCTTTGGTGCCAGCATTGGGAACGCTTTGGTGTACAGCCGTTATCTGGAAGGCATGGTCCGTCAGCCGGAAGCCAAGTTGTTCGGCCCAATGGTCCTCGGGATTGCGTTCGTCGAAGCGTTGCCGGTTATCTCCGTTGCCTTCGGTATCATGGTCCTCTTCGGGATTTTGGGCAAATAA
- a CDS encoding GNAT family N-acetyltransferase — translation MRVRLARTGDFPAIVEMLEGAGLYTGGVDERVQRFLVAERPDSPEKERLAGTVGMEVYGRSGLLRSFVVERKSWSPDLGISMFGAAMALAKRLQLQDLFLLSKTVHPLFLALGFQPVEWDKAPREMRESEHVRQIRADAGVLMRLDMEEYDIMKGEMDEKG, via the coding sequence ATGCGCGTGCGATTGGCGCGGACAGGGGACTTCCCCGCCATCGTGGAAATGTTGGAAGGGGCGGGGTTGTATACGGGTGGTGTGGACGAGCGTGTACAACGCTTTTTGGTGGCGGAGAGACCGGATTCCCCCGAAAAAGAGCGACTGGCGGGGACGGTGGGGATGGAAGTGTATGGACGATCCGGATTGTTGCGCTCGTTTGTGGTTGAACGGAAATCGTGGAGCCCTGATCTGGGTATTTCCATGTTCGGAGCGGCGATGGCATTGGCCAAACGGTTGCAGTTGCAAGATTTGTTTTTGCTCTCCAAGACCGTTCATCCGCTGTTTCTGGCGTTGGGTTTTCAACCCGTCGAATGGGACAAGGCGCCCCGGGAAATGCGGGAATCCGAGCATGTCCGGCAGATTCGCGCCGATGCGGGCGTGTTGATGCGGCTGGACATGGAGGAGTATGATATCATGAAAGGGGAAATGGACGAAAAAGGGTGA
- the spoIIR gene encoding stage II sporulation protein R: MPFLRTYGWILAVMVFCTWGWFWTGDKLSDGTVMSVAAQSTPPQKGEKKPVIPKQAIRLRILANSDSAQDQWLKRQVRDAVIAEIGTWAQRPRNIVEARQAIRSRLPLFQSIAERTVRQHGYTYPVKVDFGLVAFPTKLYGDQVYPAGQYEALRITIGKGQGDNWWCVLFPPLCFVDMSNGDAVPQTKERRLSAMATNEAWAAPAQESFQPEEKPVQVRSFLWDSLKDFFTGLWDAH, encoded by the coding sequence ATGCCTTTTTTACGGACTTATGGCTGGATATTGGCTGTTATGGTCTTCTGCACATGGGGTTGGTTTTGGACGGGAGACAAGCTGTCAGACGGTACAGTGATGAGCGTGGCGGCTCAGTCGACCCCGCCCCAAAAAGGGGAGAAGAAACCGGTTATCCCCAAACAGGCGATTCGATTGCGTATTTTGGCCAACAGCGACAGTGCGCAAGATCAATGGTTGAAGCGGCAGGTGCGTGATGCCGTGATCGCCGAGATCGGGACGTGGGCACAGCGGCCGCGCAATATTGTGGAGGCGCGTCAGGCCATTCGTTCACGCCTGCCGTTGTTTCAGTCAATCGCGGAACGAACTGTTCGTCAGCACGGGTATACCTACCCGGTGAAAGTCGATTTCGGCTTGGTTGCTTTTCCGACCAAACTGTACGGTGACCAGGTATATCCCGCCGGTCAATACGAAGCGTTGCGCATCACCATCGGAAAGGGGCAGGGAGACAATTGGTGGTGCGTTCTGTTCCCGCCGTTGTGTTTCGTCGACATGAGCAATGGGGATGCCGTCCCACAAACCAAGGAGCGGCGGCTGTCGGCGATGGCGACGAATGAAGCGTGGGCCGCTCCCGCACAGGAATCCTTCCAACCCGAGGAAAAACCGGTACAGGTGCGTTCGTTCTTGTGGGATTCGCTGAAGGATTTTTTCACCGGATTATGGGACGCGCATTGA
- the rpiB gene encoding ribose 5-phosphate isomerase B, whose protein sequence is MRVIIGSDHGGYRLKEEIKQWLQEKGIAFEDVGCDCPDSVDYPDYAQPVAERVAKKEFDRGILVCGTGIGMSIAANKVKGVRCAVVSDTFSARMSREHNDANVLAIGERVVGPGLAREIVEVFLETEFAGGRHQRRVEKIGALEE, encoded by the coding sequence ATGCGAGTGATTATCGGTTCGGATCATGGCGGTTACCGTTTGAAGGAGGAAATCAAACAATGGTTGCAAGAAAAGGGGATCGCCTTCGAAGATGTGGGATGTGATTGCCCGGATTCCGTCGATTATCCCGATTATGCGCAGCCTGTGGCCGAACGGGTGGCCAAAAAGGAATTCGATCGGGGCATCCTTGTCTGCGGGACGGGAATCGGCATGTCGATCGCGGCAAACAAGGTGAAGGGTGTTCGTTGCGCCGTGGTGAGCGACACCTTTTCCGCCCGGATGAGCCGGGAGCACAATGATGCCAATGTGTTGGCAATCGGTGAGCGTGTCGTCGGTCCCGGGCTGGCACGGGAGATCGTGGAGGTGTTCCTGGAGACGGAATTCGCGGGAGGCCGCCATCAACGCCGGGTAGAAAAGATTGGAGCGTTGGAGGAGTGA
- the atpB gene encoding F0F1 ATP synthase subunit A gives MELTPKIHLFGLTFDVAVMITTVVTCVVVFLIALWGTRGRDIRPTKMQNFVEMLIEFIRGVTRIGLDAKTAEKYVGFAFTLFLFLFVANQLGLILNISTEAHHAIPALGIEEGKHYAWWKSPTADINIPVVMAVTITLFAHYMGIRSGAKRYVKHYFEPFAPMVVMHIIDEIAKPVTHALRLWGNIFAGEVLILIMVKAGVFGSLPLLPWLAYSLFVGTIQAYVFTVLAVVYIGQKLAHDH, from the coding sequence ATGGAGCTCACACCGAAGATTCATTTGTTCGGCCTCACGTTTGACGTAGCCGTGATGATCACGACCGTCGTCACCTGCGTCGTGGTCTTTCTGATCGCTCTATGGGGTACGCGTGGACGGGACATTCGGCCGACGAAAATGCAGAATTTCGTTGAAATGCTCATTGAATTCATACGTGGCGTCACCCGTATCGGTTTGGACGCGAAGACGGCGGAGAAATACGTGGGGTTCGCCTTTACGCTCTTTTTGTTCCTGTTTGTGGCCAACCAACTGGGCCTGATCCTCAACATCAGCACGGAAGCGCATCACGCCATTCCGGCTCTCGGGATCGAGGAAGGCAAGCATTATGCTTGGTGGAAATCGCCCACCGCAGATATCAACATTCCGGTCGTCATGGCAGTCACTATCACACTTTTTGCACACTATATGGGGATCCGCTCGGGAGCCAAGCGGTACGTGAAGCATTATTTTGAACCGTTCGCTCCGATGGTGGTGATGCACATCATCGATGAGATCGCAAAACCGGTGACCCACGCGCTGCGTTTGTGGGGGAACATTTTCGCAGGGGAAGTGCTGATTCTGATCATGGTGAAAGCCGGTGTGTTCGGTTCATTGCCGCTGTTGCCCTGGCTGGCGTATTCGCTGTTCGTCGGCACGATCCAAGCTTATGTGTTTACGGTGTTGGCCGTTGTTTACATCGGGCAAAAACTGGCTCATGACCATTAA
- the upp gene encoding uracil phosphoribosyltransferase: protein MGHVYVFDHPLIQHKLTYIRDKRTGTKEFRELVEEVSALMAYEITRDMPLEEVTVETPVAPAKCKVLSGKKLGLVPILRAGLGMVDGILRLIPTAKVGHLGLYRDPETLEPVQYYSKMPSDIGERDLIVIDPMLATGGSAAAALRILKEMGARNMKLMCLIAAPEGIERVHREHDDVDIYVAAVDEKLNEKSYIVPGLGDAGDRLFGTK, encoded by the coding sequence ATGGGACATGTGTATGTGTTTGATCATCCGTTGATTCAACACAAATTGACCTATATACGCGACAAGCGAACCGGCACGAAAGAGTTTCGCGAACTGGTGGAAGAAGTATCGGCCCTGATGGCCTACGAGATCACGCGGGACATGCCGTTGGAGGAAGTGACTGTGGAAACGCCGGTAGCGCCGGCCAAGTGCAAGGTGCTTTCCGGCAAAAAGTTGGGATTGGTGCCGATCCTGCGGGCCGGCTTGGGAATGGTGGACGGCATTTTGCGCCTGATCCCGACGGCGAAAGTGGGGCATCTGGGATTGTATCGCGATCCGGAAACGCTGGAGCCGGTTCAGTATTATTCCAAAATGCCGTCTGACATCGGGGAGCGCGATCTGATCGTCATCGACCCGATGCTGGCAACGGGCGGTTCCGCCGCTGCGGCTCTGCGCATCTTGAAAGAAATGGGCGCACGCAATATGAAGTTGATGTGTTTGATCGCCGCGCCGGAAGGGATCGAACGCGTTCACCGTGAGCATGATGACGTGGATATCTATGTTGCGGCGGTGGATGAGAAGCTGAATGAGAAAAGCTACATCGTCCCCGGACTGGGAGATGCGGGCGACCGTCTTTTCGGTACGAAATAA
- a CDS encoding L-threonylcarbamoyladenylate synthase: MQVKTRRWTIEQPHASVDQLKREIGIREAAAMLREGKLVAFPTETVYGLGADARSDEAVMKIFQAKGRPSDNPLIVHIGERDQLDGLVSALPDAGRVLIERFWPGPLTLILPHRGTVAPSVTAGLHTVGVRMPSHPVALALLQETGVPVAAPSANRSGRPSPTEAEHVWEDLAGKIDGLLDGGPAGVGVESTVVDVTEKVPILLRPGGIPLEALKDAVGEVRVDPGLQAEVQRPRSPGMKYRHYAPNGEMWLVTGTEADMMRTIQRLADDAAAQGRRVGILTTDERLMRYEADWVVSCGKRSEPDSVARGLYAALRRFDELGADYILAESFPDDGIWFTVMNRLRKAAEGRIIHAEEDSRGDC, encoded by the coding sequence GTGCAAGTAAAAACCAGGAGATGGACCATAGAACAACCGCACGCTTCGGTGGATCAATTGAAACGGGAAATCGGCATTCGGGAAGCGGCCGCCATGTTGCGGGAGGGGAAATTGGTCGCGTTCCCCACGGAAACCGTATACGGATTGGGTGCAGATGCCAGGTCCGATGAAGCGGTCATGAAAATCTTCCAGGCCAAAGGACGGCCGAGTGACAATCCGTTGATTGTGCATATCGGCGAACGGGATCAGTTGGATGGGCTGGTTTCCGCTTTGCCGGATGCCGGACGGGTTTTGATCGAGCGGTTTTGGCCAGGTCCGTTGACCTTGATTCTTCCTCACCGGGGCACGGTTGCTCCCTCGGTGACTGCCGGGCTGCATACTGTCGGGGTGCGGATGCCCTCCCACCCGGTGGCCCTCGCATTGCTCCAGGAGACGGGTGTGCCGGTTGCGGCGCCCAGCGCCAATCGTTCCGGGCGCCCCAGCCCGACGGAGGCGGAGCATGTATGGGAAGATCTTGCCGGAAAGATTGACGGGTTGCTTGATGGCGGTCCGGCGGGTGTCGGTGTGGAATCCACCGTTGTCGATGTGACGGAGAAGGTACCGATCTTGCTGCGGCCGGGTGGCATTCCGTTGGAAGCGCTGAAGGACGCAGTCGGTGAGGTGCGTGTAGATCCCGGGTTGCAAGCGGAAGTGCAGCGTCCCCGGTCGCCGGGTATGAAATACCGCCACTACGCCCCGAACGGCGAGATGTGGTTGGTGACAGGAACGGAAGCCGATATGATGCGCACCATTCAGCGTTTGGCCGATGATGCCGCCGCACAAGGGCGGCGAGTCGGCATTCTGACCACGGATGAGCGATTGATGCGCTATGAAGCGGATTGGGTGGTTTCTTGCGGCAAACGGTCCGAACCCGATAGCGTGGCCCGCGGTTTGTACGCCGCCTTGCGTCGGTTTGACGAATTGGGAGCTGATTATATTTTGGCGGAATCCTTCCCCGATGACGGAATCTGGTTTACGGTGATGAACCGCCTGCGAAAAGCGGCAGAAGGGCGAATCATCCATGCGGAGGAGGATTCCCGCGGAGATTGCTGA
- a CDS encoding TIGR01440 family protein, producing MSETKPDLFTPGQVMRLVDELMAGKPLDERHLLVVGVSTSEVIGKRIGTAGNDEVARAIFQELMEAQKKYGFHLAFQCCEHLNRALVVRRETMERFHLEEVTVVPVPKAGGAMAAYAYRHLDDAVIVESVRADAGIDIGDTLIGMHLKPVAVPVRPSCRQIGEAHVTMAKTRPKLIGGARAVYTLQH from the coding sequence ATGAGTGAGACCAAACCGGATCTCTTCACCCCCGGACAGGTGATGCGGCTGGTGGATGAATTGATGGCCGGGAAGCCGTTGGATGAACGTCATCTGTTGGTGGTCGGCGTCAGTACCAGCGAGGTAATCGGGAAGCGGATCGGTACCGCTGGGAATGACGAAGTAGCCAGGGCCATCTTTCAAGAATTGATGGAAGCCCAAAAGAAATACGGCTTTCATCTCGCATTTCAATGTTGTGAACACCTGAACCGGGCCTTGGTGGTTCGCAGGGAAACCATGGAACGGTTTCATTTGGAAGAGGTAACGGTCGTTCCCGTACCGAAAGCGGGCGGTGCGATGGCTGCCTATGCTTACCGGCATCTGGATGATGCGGTCATAGTGGAAAGTGTGCGTGCCGACGCCGGGATCGACATCGGCGACACGTTGATCGGCATGCACTTGAAGCCGGTAGCCGTACCGGTGCGCCCCAGTTGTCGGCAGATCGGGGAAGCGCATGTGACGATGGCCAAAACACGTCCCAAATTGATTGGCGGTGCCCGTGCCGTCTATACGTTGCAACATTGA
- a CDS encoding ZIP family metal transporter — MNEALFFSMCSGLTTVAGAAMVIGRGKPLSERGLAAALGLSAGAMLFVALLHLFPLVWIWGSWPHVVMGISLGMLWILLFHRHSSPTSFESSEHGMRRVGNVMAVTVILHNLPEGAAIGVGFDLHKETGIALVIALALHNVPEGIGMALPMMAARRPRMTVLAYSLLAGSALPVGTWMGTGRWRDAPDVIAVGLMLAITVMTGMMMREVAPRAWMLDHKWALSGAICGMFLMYMIHVIHG, encoded by the coding sequence ATGAATGAGGCGCTGTTTTTCAGCATGTGCTCCGGTTTGACGACGGTAGCGGGTGCAGCCATGGTGATCGGGAGAGGGAAGCCGCTTTCCGAGCGCGGATTGGCAGCGGCATTGGGGTTGTCAGCAGGCGCAATGTTGTTTGTGGCGCTGTTGCACCTGTTCCCGTTGGTTTGGATCTGGGGATCTTGGCCGCATGTCGTGATGGGAATTTCATTGGGCATGTTGTGGATATTGCTGTTTCATCGCCACAGTTCACCGACGTCTTTTGAGTCATCCGAACATGGGATGAGACGGGTCGGCAATGTGATGGCTGTCACCGTGATTTTGCACAACCTTCCTGAGGGGGCCGCCATCGGAGTCGGGTTTGATCTCCACAAGGAAACGGGAATTGCGCTGGTCATCGCGCTGGCACTGCACAATGTACCCGAGGGCATCGGCATGGCCTTACCGATGATGGCGGCGCGCCGACCCCGCATGACGGTGCTGGCCTACAGTCTCCTTGCCGGTAGTGCGCTGCCTGTCGGGACCTGGATGGGAACAGGTCGGTGGCGAGATGCACCGGATGTGATTGCAGTGGGACTCATGCTGGCAATTACGGTGATGACGGGGATGATGATGCGTGAAGTGGCACCCCGGGCATGGATGTTGGATCACAAGTGGGCGTTGAGCGGGGCAATCTGTGGTATGTTTTTGATGTATATGATCCACGTCATTCATGGATAA
- a CDS encoding manganese efflux pump MntP: protein MSLSLPQWGQWMTLILIAVALGMDAFSLGVGLGLRGIRRSRALMISGVIGMFHVLLPLFGMGMGRYLSVLVGNLAAMVGGGLLCFLGVNMLVQGFRGSDECTILHHNSFWGMILFALSVSLDSLSAGLSLGLFHSNMISAALLSGVSGGTLGILGMAAGRRAGTWIGEYGEIFGGAILLYLGVQFLW from the coding sequence GTGAGTCTTTCCTTGCCGCAATGGGGACAATGGATGACCTTGATTTTGATTGCCGTCGCATTGGGCATGGATGCGTTCTCCCTCGGGGTGGGATTGGGATTGAGGGGAATCCGCCGTTCCAGGGCACTCATGATCAGTGGCGTGATCGGAATGTTTCACGTGTTACTCCCTTTATTTGGGATGGGAATGGGGCGGTATCTCAGCGTCCTTGTCGGGAATCTCGCCGCGATGGTGGGCGGTGGCTTGTTGTGTTTTCTCGGTGTCAACATGTTGGTGCAGGGATTCCGGGGATCAGACGAGTGTACGATACTGCATCACAATTCTTTTTGGGGTATGATCCTGTTTGCGTTGAGCGTCAGTCTGGATTCACTTTCAGCCGGGTTATCGTTGGGTTTGTTTCACAGCAACATGATCAGCGCCGCGCTGTTGTCCGGTGTATCGGGCGGAACTTTGGGTATTTTGGGAATGGCGGCAGGGCGGCGGGCTGGCACTTGGATCGGGGAATACGGAGAAATTTTCGGCGGAGCGATCCTGTTGTATCTGGGTGTGCAATTCCTATGGTAA
- a CDS encoding low molecular weight protein arginine phosphatase gives MKRILFVCTGNTCRSPMAEALFRRLAREAGLKVEVRSAGVSAMDGMSASRHAVEVLKKKGIDHDHRSRSIQPELLEWADLILTMTTGHKQMLTAFYPQTIGKAYTLKEYVLSDADTEALIRELDGIRAELATMEALGQKKSDDDAMRSLREREERLWTRLQERLGDLDVADPFGGSVEVYERCAEELEELLKRLIDRLRGETAKRG, from the coding sequence GTGAAACGCATCTTGTTCGTTTGTACGGGAAATACCTGTCGCAGTCCGATGGCTGAAGCATTGTTTCGCCGTTTGGCACGGGAAGCGGGTCTTAAAGTGGAGGTGCGTTCCGCCGGCGTGTCGGCGATGGATGGGATGTCTGCTTCCCGTCATGCCGTTGAGGTGTTGAAGAAAAAAGGCATCGATCATGACCACCGGTCGCGCTCGATTCAACCTGAGCTGTTGGAGTGGGCTGATTTGATCCTGACCATGACCACGGGACACAAACAAATGTTGACCGCCTTTTACCCACAGACTATCGGAAAGGCGTACACATTGAAGGAATACGTGTTGTCCGACGCGGATACGGAAGCACTGATCCGGGAGTTGGACGGAATACGGGCGGAACTGGCCACCATGGAGGCATTGGGACAGAAAAAGTCCGATGACGATGCCATGCGTTCCCTGCGGGAACGGGAAGAGCGGTTATGGACCCGATTGCAGGAGCGGTTGGGTGATTTGGATGTGGCCGATCCGTTTGGAGGATCAGTGGAGGTGTATGAGCGGTGCGCAGAAGAGTTGGAAGAACTGCTGAAACGGTTGATTGACCGTCTGCGTGGAGAAACGGCGAAGCGGGGCTGA